One region of Pseudanabaena sp. BC1403 genomic DNA includes:
- a CDS encoding SIMPL domain-containing protein has translation MRHLTTFVLSLAFCVPSIAAIAPSAKAQESSAKYSEIKNERVLTVTGRGERSVKTTKARIQLGVNVEGKTAIAVQEEVARQANSIVSRLQQLNVEKLQTTSIQLNPKYVYENNRQRQEGFTGQTSVSFVVSIDQAGSVLDAAVNSGANQIEQISFIATDTELNAAKQLALQDAIKDAQTQSNTVLSALGFTPKTIKTINISDSAIAYPVPQPRMDTFANKAASMPILAGEQKVEALVTLQITY, from the coding sequence ATGCGTCACTTAACTACATTTGTTCTCAGTCTTGCTTTTTGTGTTCCATCGATCGCGGCGATCGCACCTTCAGCAAAGGCACAAGAATCTTCTGCAAAGTATTCTGAAATCAAAAATGAGCGGGTTCTCACGGTCACAGGACGTGGTGAACGCTCTGTCAAAACCACTAAAGCAAGAATTCAGCTTGGGGTAAATGTGGAAGGAAAAACAGCGATCGCTGTTCAAGAAGAAGTTGCGCGTCAAGCTAATAGCATTGTCTCGCGCTTGCAGCAACTAAACGTTGAGAAATTGCAAACCACCAGTATTCAGCTTAATCCCAAGTATGTCTATGAAAATAATCGCCAACGCCAAGAAGGTTTCACAGGACAGACTAGTGTGAGTTTTGTAGTATCGATCGATCAAGCGGGCTCAGTCCTTGATGCTGCTGTTAACTCAGGTGCAAATCAAATTGAGCAAATCAGCTTTATCGCCACCGATACCGAGTTAAATGCCGCTAAGCAACTCGCTCTTCAAGATGCGATTAAAGATGCTCAAACTCAATCTAATACTGTTTTAAGTGCCTTAGGTTTTACGCCCAAAACCATCAAGACGATTAATATTAGTGATTCAGCGATCGCTTATCCAGTTCCACAACCACGCATGGACACATTTGCAAACAAAGCTGCTTCTATGCCAATTTTGGCTGGCGAGCAGAAAGTCGAGGCTTTAGTGACTTTGCAAATTACTTATTAA
- a CDS encoding precorrin-8X methylmutase, which yields MLDYIRDGNEIYQKSFATIRAEADLSILPQDLEVVAVRLIHACGMTDIIKDLGYSEDVVKIGRAALKNGANILCDAQMVANGVTRKRLPANNPVICTLNEPEVPEIAKTIGNTRSAAAMELWRSHIEGSIVAIGNAPTALFRLLEMLDQGLPKPAVILGFPVGFVGAIESKAALAANSRGVPFLTIHGRRGGSAMAAAALNALAMENEL from the coding sequence ATGCTTGACTATATCCGTGATGGCAATGAAATTTATCAAAAGTCCTTTGCCACAATTCGCGCTGAGGCGGATTTATCAATCTTGCCACAGGACTTAGAAGTAGTTGCTGTGCGTTTAATTCATGCCTGTGGGATGACGGATATTATCAAAGATCTTGGCTATTCCGAAGATGTGGTGAAAATTGGTAGGGCAGCGCTGAAAAATGGCGCAAATATTCTCTGTGACGCGCAAATGGTTGCTAATGGAGTCACCCGCAAGCGCCTACCAGCCAATAATCCTGTAATTTGCACCTTAAATGAGCCTGAAGTGCCAGAAATTGCTAAAACAATTGGCAATACTCGATCAGCCGCCGCAATGGAACTATGGCGATCGCATATCGAGGGATCGATCGTAGCGATCGGTAATGCACCAACGGCACTATTTCGATTATTAGAAATGCTAGATCAAGGTTTGCCCAAACCAGCCGTTATACTAGGATTCCCCGTTGGTTTTGTCGGTGCGATCGAATCAAAGGCGGCTTTGGCAGCAAACAGTCGTGGCGTTCCCTTTTTGACTATTCATGGTCGGCGTGGGGGTAGTGCGATGGCTGCCGCAGCCTTGAATGCATTAGCGATGGAGAATGAGCTATAG